A stretch of Argiope bruennichi chromosome 10, qqArgBrue1.1, whole genome shotgun sequence DNA encodes these proteins:
- the LOC129987683 gene encoding uncharacterized protein LOC129987683 codes for MGPKNLNQQTTRKNTEKYYDHFFVIKRLSEDKETFHTVSPFLVEKAVSGTLGEVSAIRKLRSGDLLVEVNSRKQSNQILKLKALATIPISVSAHTSLNSSKGVITCGELFHTSIEEITNDLKPEGVIHVRRISIRRDGQLLPTKHLVLTFQMPTLPEVVKIGYMRLKVRPFIPNPLRCFQCQRFGHSKIACRGTLTCARCAEKGHDSQQCTSSEKCVNCDGEHTSFSRSCPRWRLEKEIITLKTKEQISYPEAKRRIEAQTPSPGVSYASAVKKSYCKNCSCKNCVQIVAEKVPPAKTSESDTEPSTNSAPESHDPPKRKPKPKPPRALKLKLSKHGLSQEMISEKFKSKLKKSNIRNSVALGLATTGTVQKDLPTIFGGLSKSPDSIALHPSDEEEDDLEMSCEITPTQTNALYNSHAKKLS; via the coding sequence atggggcctaaaaacttaaatcaacaaaCGACacgaaaaaatacagaaaaatattacgatcatttttttgttatcaaaagaCTTTCTGAAGATAAGGAGACATTTCACACGGTCTCTCCGTTCCTTGTAGAAAAAGCCGTTTCTGGAACACTTGGGGAAGTTTCTGCCATACGCAAACTTCGTTCGGGAGATTTGTTGGTGGAAGTTAATTCTCGAAAACAATCTAATCAAATTCTCAAACTGAAAGCATTGGCTACAATTCCCATTTCTGTAAGCGCGCATACATCTCTTAATTCTTCTAAAGGTGTTATTACATGTGGGGAGTTATTTCATACATCAATTGAAGAAATTACAAATGACCTAAAACCTGAAGGAGTGATACATGTACGCCGTATCTCaattcggcgggatggacaactcctcccTACAAAGCACCTCGTTCTTACGTTCCAAATGCCTACTTTGCCAGAAGTAGTTAAAATAGGATATATGAGATTGAAAGTGCGTCCTTTTATACCTAACCCTCTGAGATGCTTTCaatgccaacgttttgggcaCTCTAAGATCGCCTGCCGCGGGACACttacttgcgcccgttgtgcagagaaaggacatgatagccagcagtgcacCTCATCTGAAAAGTGCGTCAACTGTGATGGCGAACATACTTCCTTTTCCAGATCATGTCCACGTTGGaggttggaaaaagaaattataactttgaaaacaaaagaacaaatttctTATCCAGAAGCGAAAAGAAGAATCGAGGCACAGACACCTTCCCCTGGGGTCAGCTATGCATCAGctgttaaaaaatcatattgtaaaaACTGTTCATGCAAAAATTGTGTGCAGATTGTTGCTGAAAAAGTTCCTCCCGCAAAAACATCCGAATCTGATACAGAACCTTCCACAAACAGTGCTCCTGAATCTCACGATCCACCGAAACGTAAACCAAAACCAAAGCCTCCACGTGCTCTTAAATTAAAGCTTTCGAAACACGGCCTTTCACAAGAAATGATTtcggaaaaatttaaatcaaaattgaaaaaatccaaTATTCGAAATTCGGTTGCTCTGGGACTTGCAACTACGGGGACAGTCCAAAAGGATTTACCTACTATTTTTGGAGGATTGTCCAAAAGTCCTGATTCAATTGCTCTCCATCCATCCGACGAAGAGGAGGATGaccttgaaatgagttgcgaaatAACGCCAACTCAAACTAACGCCCTTTATAATTCCCACGCTAAaaaactctcttaa